AGTGAGCGAATGCTTTGTTCGCTTCTGCCATTTTGTGCATATCTTCACGTTTTTTAACCGATGCACCAGTGTTGTTAGAAGCATCAAGAATTTCGTTAGCTAAACGCTCTTCCATTGTTTTTTCTCCACGAAGGCGAGAGTAGTTAACTAGGTAACGAAGACCTAAAGTCGTACGACGTTCTGGACGTACTTCAACTGGCACTTGGTAGTTAGAACCACCAACACGGCGAGCGCGTACTTCAAGAACAGGCATTACGTTGTTTAGGGCAGCTTCGAATACTTCAATTGGATTTTCACCAGAACGTTCTTTAACTAGCTCGAACGCACCGTATAAAATCTTTTGAGAAGTACCTCTTTTACCATCAATCATCATTTTGTTGATTAAACGAGTTACTAGTTTTGAATTATAAATTGGATCTGGTAACACGTCACGTTTGGAAACAGGACCTTTACGAGGCATGTGTTTTCCTCCTTTCATTGAGTGAATAACTTATAGATTTTAAATTATTTTTTTTCTTTAGGGCGTTTTGTACCGTATAGAGAACGTGATTGCATACGACCGTTTACACCAGCAGTATCAAGAGCACCACGCACGATATGGTAACGAACACCCGGTAAGTCTTTTACACGACCGCCACGGATAAGAACAACACTGTGCTCTTGTAAGTTGTGGCCTTCACCAGGAATGTACGCTGTAACCTCGATTTGGTTAGTTAAACGTACACGAGCGTATTTACGTAACGCTGAGTTAGGTTTTTTAGGCGTCATTGTACCTACACGAGTACAAACACCACGTTTTTGAGGAGATTTAACATCAGTTAAAGATTTTTTAAATGAGTTATATCCTTTGTTTAACGCTGGTGAGTTTGATTTCGTGATTTTAGATTTACGAGGCTTACGTACCAATTGGTTAATTGTAGGCATCGATTTTTCCTCCCTTCATTTCTTCTTTTTCAATACCACACATCCAGGTGGTTCATTTTTTGGGTAAAAACAAAGTCTTTGTGTTTCAAACACAAAAACTACTCTACAGCAATCGCAACTACCGCAGCTCCAACATGGATTCCACAGGCCTTGCCCAATTCCTTTTTGGACTCAACAAGAATAATTGGTATCCCGATTTCTCTCGCGAAAGATATGGCCGAATCGGTTACCCAATTGTCTGCATCAAGTGCCACAAAGAGTTCTTTCACTGAACCAGCTTGCATTGCTTTCACTGCTTGCTTTGTACCTATGATTGTTTGACTAGCCCTTACTTTATCATAAGACATTTTCATATCCTCCGAAGTACAGACAGTTAACTATCAACCTTCAATATATTATCATTATCAATTTCGGCTGTCAACTAATATCTTGAAAAAGTCCGAAGAGACATAAAACTCATCTCTTCGGAACTTATTTAAATGATTATTCAGCAGAAACTAAATCTTCCGAGTCAAGCTCATCTTTTTCGATGCGGATTTGACGGTAACGTTGCATACCAGTACCTGCAGGAACAAGTTTACCGATAATTACGTTCTCTTTTAATCCAAGAAGCTCGTCACGTTTACCTTTAATTGCTGCATCTGTTAACACACGAGTTGTTTCTTGGAATGATGCGGCAGATAAGAATGATTCTGTTTCAAGAGAAGCTTTTGTAATACCCAGGATAACAGGTCGACAAGTTGCAGGATTTTTGCCATTCATAACAGCATCTGCATTTGCCTCTGCAAATTGGTGGATATCTAGTAATGAACCTGGTAATAAATCTGTATCTCCAGCTTCAATTACACGGACTTTACGAAGCATTTGGCGAACCATTACCTCAATATGTTTATCTCCAATTTCTACCCCTTGCATACGGTATACTTTTTGAACTTCTTTTAATAAATATTCTTGAACAGTTGAAACGTCTTTGACTTTTAACAATTGTTTTGGATCGATAGAACCCTCTGTTAAAACTTGACCACGCTCTACATTATCACCTTCGATAACTTTTAGACGCGCATTATAAGGTGCTTGATACTTACGAGTTTCTACATCACCTTGAATAGTAATTTCTTTTAAGCCTTCACGGATTTCTGTGATATCTGAAACAGTACCTGCGATCTCTGAAATAACAGATTGACCTTTTGGATTACGTGCTTCAAAGATTTCTTGGATACGTGGAAGACCTTGTGTAATATCGTCTCCGGCAACCCCACCTGTATGGAATGTACGCATTGTTAACTGTGTACCTGGTTCACCGATTGATTGAGCGGCAATAATACCAACTGCCTCTCCAACCTCAACCTTTTCACCTGTTGCTAAGTTCATGCCGTAACATTTTTTACATACGCCATGTTTTGTATTACATGTGAACGCTGAACGGATAGTTACTTCCTCGATACCAGCCTCGATAATTACACGAGCAATATCTTGGTCAATTAAGCCGTCTTTTTCTAAAATAACTTCACCAGTTTCAGGGTGTACAATTGTTTTCTTCGTATGACGACCAACAATACGTTCATCTAGAGCCTCGATTAGTTCAGTGCCTTCCATTAATGCACCAATTGTTAAACCACGGTCAGTACCACAGTCATCTTCACGCACAATAACATCCTGTGCAACGTCAACAAGACGACGTGTTAAGTA
This genomic stretch from Lysinibacillus pakistanensis harbors:
- the rpsG gene encoding 30S ribosomal protein S7; protein product: MPRKGPVSKRDVLPDPIYNSKLVTRLINKMMIDGKRGTSQKILYGAFELVKERSGENPIEVFEAALNNVMPVLEVRARRVGGSNYQVPVEVRPERRTTLGLRYLVNYSRLRGEKTMEERLANEILDASNNTGASVKKREDMHKMAEANKAFAHYRW
- the rpsL gene encoding 30S ribosomal protein S12 → MPTINQLVRKPRKSKITKSNSPALNKGYNSFKKSLTDVKSPQKRGVCTRVGTMTPKKPNSALRKYARVRLTNQIEVTAYIPGEGHNLQEHSVVLIRGGRVKDLPGVRYHIVRGALDTAGVNGRMQSRSLYGTKRPKEKK
- a CDS encoding 50S ribosomal protein L7ae-like protein — protein: MSYDKVRASQTIIGTKQAVKAMQAGSVKELFVALDADNWVTDSAISFAREIGIPIILVESKKELGKACGIHVGAAVVAIAVE